Proteins co-encoded in one Flavivirga eckloniae genomic window:
- a CDS encoding chloride channel protein: protein MPLSTKSLLRKFLIWKYKHISERQFIYILSIFVGFLAGMGTVLLKNFTHYIQLLFELDFFNNYQNSLYFILPIIGLLIVYIIKQTWLKKHIGHGISSTLYAISKLNGIIPRYNIYAGLITAPLTAGFGGSVGLQGPAVSVGSALGSNAARLFHMNTKTRMLLIGCAAAGAMASMFKAPIAAIIFAIEVFSLDIAFTSLVPLLLASVSAVVTSYMFLGTDILLRFELTDKFEVNDIVFYILLALVTSLASVYFSKVFFGITNFFKQFKSRAKRLLIGGVAIGSMLYVIPPLYGEGYGIMNNLLKGDHLSAIGTTPFDLDLSNIWIVIGLLVGIAIFKAIAMTTTFGAGGVGGVFIPTLVMGSALGNAFAKIINNVGLGFHVSESNFTLIGMTGLMAGVLHAPLTAIFLIAEITGGYELFVPLMIVSTISFAMTKYYVSHSIYTLRLAERGELMTHDKDQNVLMVLDIDKVIETNFIILKPEMKLGDILKNAVAKSSRNHFPVVNDEHEFLGVIRLDDVRHIMFNSQLYNKVDASSLMHADADIIIYEEHSMNDIMDKFKTSGAWNLPVVKHGKYYGYISKSKLLTAYRQQLINFTQ, encoded by the coding sequence ATGCCTCTGAGTACTAAAAGTCTTTTACGAAAGTTTTTAATCTGGAAATACAAGCATATTTCTGAACGCCAGTTTATTTACATTCTTAGTATTTTTGTTGGTTTTTTAGCAGGAATGGGTACCGTGCTTCTAAAAAACTTCACACACTATATTCAATTACTTTTCGAACTGGATTTCTTTAACAACTACCAAAATTCGCTGTATTTCATTTTACCTATTATTGGTCTTTTAATTGTCTATATCATAAAGCAAACCTGGCTAAAAAAGCATATAGGCCATGGTATTTCTTCTACTTTATATGCTATTTCAAAATTAAACGGAATTATTCCGAGGTATAATATTTATGCTGGATTAATAACGGCTCCTTTAACTGCCGGTTTTGGTGGATCGGTGGGGTTACAGGGACCAGCTGTTAGTGTAGGATCTGCATTAGGGTCGAATGCAGCTCGTTTGTTCCATATGAACACAAAAACGAGAATGCTTTTAATTGGTTGTGCGGCAGCTGGTGCTATGGCATCTATGTTTAAAGCGCCTATTGCGGCTATTATTTTTGCTATTGAAGTATTTAGTCTGGATATTGCTTTTACCTCGTTAGTACCACTTTTATTAGCATCTGTTTCTGCTGTGGTAACTTCTTATATGTTTTTGGGCACCGATATCTTATTGCGATTTGAATTAACCGATAAATTTGAAGTTAACGATATTGTATTCTATATCCTTTTAGCACTTGTTACCAGCTTGGCTTCGGTATATTTTTCGAAAGTGTTTTTTGGAATTACTAACTTCTTTAAACAATTTAAAAGTAGAGCCAAACGGCTATTAATTGGAGGGGTTGCAATTGGCTCCATGCTATACGTTATTCCGCCACTTTATGGTGAGGGGTATGGTATTATGAACAATCTTTTAAAAGGTGATCATTTATCTGCTATTGGTACAACACCTTTTGATTTAGATTTATCGAATATCTGGATTGTTATCGGTTTACTGGTTGGTATTGCTATATTTAAAGCTATTGCTATGACGACCACTTTTGGTGCTGGTGGTGTTGGCGGTGTTTTTATTCCAACACTTGTTATGGGTAGTGCCCTAGGAAATGCTTTTGCAAAAATCATCAATAATGTCGGTTTGGGTTTTCATGTATCCGAATCGAATTTCACTTTAATTGGTATGACGGGCTTAATGGCCGGTGTGCTACATGCCCCACTTACGGCGATCTTCCTCATCGCTGAAATTACTGGAGGATATGAGCTGTTTGTGCCTTTAATGATCGTTTCAACCATTTCTTTTGCCATGACTAAATATTATGTATCTCATTCTATTTATACCCTTAGACTGGCAGAACGTGGTGAGTTAATGACTCATGATAAGGATCAAAATGTACTAATGGTTTTGGATATTGATAAGGTAATAGAAACCAATTTTATCATATTAAAGCCGGAAATGAAACTTGGTGATATATTGAAAAATGCTGTTGCTAAATCTTCCAGAAATCATTTTCCCGTGGTGAATGATGAACATGAATTTTTAGGGGTTATCCGTTTAGATGATGTTAGGCATATTATGTTTAACTCTCAACTTTATAATAAAGTAGATGCCTCAAGTTTAATGCACGCCGATGCAGATATTATTATTTACGAGGAACATTCCATGAATGATATTATGGATAAGTTTAAAACCAGTGGTGCATGGAACTTACCGGTTGTTAAACATGGTAAATATTATGGGTATATCTCAAAATCTAAATTATTAACGGCTTACAGGCAACAATTGATTAATTTTACGCAATAA
- a CDS encoding nucleoside deaminase — translation MLEPFDDTYFMKKALQEAETAFEKGEIPVGAVIVVDNKIIARGHNLTETLNDVTAHAEMQAITAAANFLGGKYLKKCTLYVTLEPCQMCGGALYWSQISNIVYGARDEERGCINLKTKLHPKTIIKGGVMADEASELMKRFFIEKRNLN, via the coding sequence ATGTTAGAACCTTTTGACGATACCTATTTTATGAAAAAAGCGCTTCAGGAAGCTGAGACCGCTTTTGAAAAAGGAGAGATTCCCGTGGGAGCTGTTATTGTTGTTGACAATAAAATAATTGCCAGAGGGCATAATTTAACAGAAACCTTAAACGATGTTACGGCACATGCAGAAATGCAAGCCATTACAGCAGCGGCTAATTTTTTAGGAGGGAAGTATCTAAAAAAATGCACCTTATATGTAACCTTAGAGCCTTGCCAGATGTGCGGAGGTGCTTTGTATTGGAGTCAGATTTCAAATATCGTTTATGGTGCCAGAGATGAAGAACGAGGCTGTATTAATTTAAAAACGAAACTGCACCCCAAAACGATTATAAAAGGAGGGGTTATGGCAGATGAAGCTTCAGAACTTATGAAACGGTTTTTTATTGAAAAACGGAATTTGAATTAG
- a CDS encoding PA domain-containing protein, with product MKKSLILFVVSVFAVSAFVFFSNTKNANIEKLREQHASFLKSHPYNNTLKLSKKERKALRIPPNKYFEEQYLLEMNPALGRPTHEKVKKLQQELAKLRTLSRLTGKVPGEKVENRWIERGPNNVGGRTRAIMFDPNDATNEIVFAGGVSGGLWKNTNISNADSQWTRVNIPENLSISSITYDPNNTDIFYIGTGESYVNGDVNGDGLWKSVDRGNTWTKVFGGITGDSSFQSAANLTINSPGGIAGDVPYRATTNFGTSINSVITADVVLVDDGDGETSDGCVALVNGSQLNGKIALVRRGGCNFTEKAKNAQNAGAIAVIVMNNIDGDPINMGGDDATVTIPAVMISKAAGDLIESTLNTETVNVSLNPSSGGFTGVLVPGIQHINDVVVRNNAGTSEIYVAAADAFYKDANTNTFLGGPEFGLYKSTDGGSNWSEISLTLTSNGNKYVPNDIEIGSDNKVWVTTTNSVIFGDGGGTVLSSADGIIFTKVHEISGAQRTQIALSATDAQKVYVLAEGNNSEPVIIEKTTNGFATSTKLDLPNDADSGVPENDFTRGQAFYDLMISVDPVNDEIVYTGGIDLFKTTNGGTSWDQISKWTEGTGSNPLKDLNVPLVHADQHNVAYGNSDNNKVLFANDGGVYYSNDAGTTISARNKGYNTAQFYTVGVGPLSAYNNQDFFLAGAQDNGTQLFQDSNKTQPDESFEVAGGDGAHCFFDQDGTDHYFIGNIFYNQFVFLFDYDLGEYITINSEDSDNGSFINPQALDSNLDILYSNYSSGTNNIIKRYSKIKSESTVTKNNLTNDLLTARPTALTVSPYTVSSSKLFVGTILGKVLKVVNANGGSPVWSDITGASFVGSVSDIELGANENEIFVTMHNYGVTNIWYTNDGGSNWERKDGDLPDMPVKTILQNPLNYEEVIIGTDLGVWFTNNFSSATPTWNQAYNGMSNVKVTDLDLRDDNMVFASTYGRGVFSGLFEIDPAGDLDGDGVLNGVDICPQVANADQADSDNNGIGDVCQDTDKDSVIDIDDNCPETSNIDQKDADGNGIGDVCDVSYTNPDNITLEIVSETCPGLDNGKVVVSVKETAVAYTLTLTGNGLNLTQALTTTHTFEDIAVGSYSLCVDVNGTSFQQCFEITIVQAEALEAVFDKSTKNNTSEVTSVTINQGTPPFTVVFNGNTIRTTSERTFEIETLKSGVLEIFTSKACEGVASTVINSENDFSQLVASPNPVIENLTVTLPSIKESQIPIQIHNINGKLLLSKTINKGDSNFIKIPFQEFGKGVYFVRINIEKPVVFKIIK from the coding sequence ATGAAAAAAAGCCTCATTTTATTTGTCGTATCAGTTTTTGCTGTTTCAGCTTTTGTGTTTTTTTCGAATACAAAAAATGCTAACATAGAAAAACTTAGAGAGCAGCATGCCTCTTTTTTAAAATCACATCCTTATAACAACACCTTAAAACTTTCTAAAAAAGAAAGAAAAGCGTTAAGAATTCCACCTAATAAATACTTTGAAGAACAATATTTATTAGAGATGAATCCTGCATTAGGGAGACCGACTCACGAAAAAGTAAAGAAGTTACAACAAGAACTAGCCAAATTAAGAACTTTAAGTCGTTTAACGGGAAAGGTTCCGGGTGAAAAAGTTGAAAATCGTTGGATAGAAAGAGGACCTAATAATGTTGGAGGTAGAACAAGAGCAATCATGTTCGACCCCAACGATGCCACAAACGAAATAGTTTTTGCAGGAGGTGTTAGCGGAGGCTTATGGAAAAACACCAATATTTCGAATGCAGATTCGCAATGGACAAGAGTAAACATTCCTGAAAACCTGTCAATTTCCAGTATAACTTACGATCCCAACAACACCGATATTTTTTATATCGGGACAGGTGAATCGTATGTAAATGGCGATGTAAATGGCGATGGATTATGGAAATCGGTAGATAGAGGAAATACATGGACTAAAGTTTTTGGAGGTATAACTGGAGATAGCTCTTTTCAATCGGCAGCTAATCTAACTATTAATTCACCGGGAGGAATTGCTGGTGATGTACCATACCGAGCAACAACAAATTTTGGTACTTCGATTAACTCTGTAATCACAGCAGATGTTGTTTTAGTAGACGATGGAGACGGAGAAACAAGTGATGGATGCGTAGCATTGGTAAACGGTTCCCAACTAAACGGTAAAATAGCGTTAGTGCGTAGAGGAGGATGTAATTTTACAGAAAAAGCAAAAAATGCTCAAAACGCTGGAGCTATTGCTGTGATCGTTATGAATAATATTGATGGAGATCCAATTAATATGGGTGGTGACGATGCTACAGTTACAATTCCTGCTGTTATGATTTCGAAAGCAGCTGGCGATTTAATAGAAAGTACTTTAAATACAGAAACAGTTAATGTATCCCTTAATCCCAGCAGCGGAGGTTTTACGGGCGTACTTGTTCCTGGGATACAGCATATCAACGACGTAGTTGTTAGAAATAATGCAGGCACATCAGAAATATACGTGGCTGCTGCCGATGCGTTTTATAAAGATGCTAACACTAATACGTTTTTGGGAGGACCAGAATTTGGTTTGTATAAATCGACAGACGGAGGTTCTAATTGGTCCGAAATCTCGTTAACGTTAACATCAAATGGTAATAAATATGTGCCTAACGATATTGAGATAGGTTCAGATAATAAAGTTTGGGTGACCACTACTAATAGTGTCATTTTTGGAGATGGTGGCGGTACAGTTTTATCGTCTGCAGATGGTATAATATTTACTAAAGTCCATGAAATTTCAGGAGCGCAGAGAACACAAATAGCATTATCTGCAACCGACGCACAAAAAGTATATGTTTTGGCAGAAGGAAATAATAGCGAACCAGTAATAATAGAAAAAACGACCAATGGTTTTGCAACAAGTACAAAACTTGACCTGCCTAATGATGCCGATTCTGGGGTACCCGAAAACGACTTTACAAGAGGACAAGCTTTTTACGATTTAATGATATCTGTAGATCCTGTTAACGATGAGATTGTTTACACCGGAGGTATCGATTTGTTTAAAACTACAAATGGAGGAACCAGTTGGGACCAAATATCAAAATGGACGGAAGGAACAGGAAGCAATCCGCTTAAAGATTTAAACGTTCCTTTGGTACACGCAGACCAGCATAATGTCGCATATGGTAACAGCGATAACAATAAAGTTTTGTTTGCTAACGATGGTGGTGTTTATTATTCAAATGATGCAGGAACTACAATTAGTGCCAGAAATAAAGGCTATAATACCGCTCAGTTTTATACTGTAGGCGTGGGACCACTTAGCGCTTATAATAATCAGGACTTTTTTCTAGCAGGAGCTCAAGATAATGGCACGCAGCTATTTCAAGATTCAAACAAAACTCAACCAGACGAATCTTTCGAAGTAGCAGGTGGAGATGGAGCCCATTGTTTTTTCGATCAAGATGGAACCGATCATTATTTCATTGGAAATATTTTTTACAATCAATTTGTATTCTTGTTCGATTATGATTTGGGTGAATATATTACAATTAATTCCGAAGATTCCGATAATGGCTCTTTTATTAATCCACAAGCATTAGACTCTAACTTAGATATCTTGTATTCTAATTACTCTTCTGGAACAAATAATATTATTAAAAGATATTCTAAAATAAAATCGGAATCAACAGTAACGAAAAACAATCTAACAAACGATTTACTAACGGCAAGGCCAACGGCATTAACAGTTTCTCCGTATACAGTAAGTTCATCTAAATTGTTTGTTGGAACCATTTTAGGAAAAGTACTTAAAGTCGTTAATGCCAACGGAGGTTCTCCGGTATGGTCGGACATAACAGGTGCGAGTTTTGTTGGAAGTGTTTCCGATATTGAATTGGGAGCTAACGAGAATGAAATATTTGTTACCATGCATAATTATGGTGTAACGAATATCTGGTATACTAATGATGGCGGATCGAATTGGGAAAGAAAAGATGGAGATTTACCAGATATGCCAGTAAAAACAATTTTACAGAATCCTTTAAATTATGAAGAGGTTATTATAGGTACCGATCTTGGAGTTTGGTTTACTAACAATTTTTCATCGGCAACACCAACATGGAATCAGGCGTATAACGGAATGAGTAATGTAAAAGTAACCGATTTAGATTTAAGGGACGATAACATGGTTTTTGCTTCAACTTATGGGCGAGGCGTATTTTCTGGTCTGTTCGAAATAGATCCAGCGGGAGATCTTGATGGAGATGGCGTATTAAATGGGGTAGATATATGTCCTCAGGTAGCAAATGCAGATCAGGCAGATTCAGATAATAATGGTATTGGTGATGTATGTCAGGATACAGATAAAGATTCTGTAATAGATATAGATGATAACTGTCCCGAGACTTCTAATATAGATCAGAAAGACGCAGATGGTAATGGTATTGGTGACGTCTGTGATGTTTCTTATACCAATCCCGATAACATCACTCTAGAAATAGTATCTGAAACATGTCCAGGGTTGGATAATGGGAAAGTTGTTGTTAGTGTTAAAGAAACAGCTGTTGCTTATACATTAACATTAACGGGTAATGGATTAAACCTAACCCAGGCACTTACAACAACGCATACTTTTGAAGATATAGCTGTTGGATCATATTCATTGTGTGTAGATGTAAATGGCACATCGTTTCAGCAGTGTTTTGAAATTACTATAGTACAGGCAGAGGCATTAGAAGCTGTTTTTGATAAAAGCACTAAAAATAATACTTCTGAAGTAACATCGGTAACCATCAATCAGGGTACACCTCCTTTTACCGTTGTTTTTAATGGCAATACTATAAGGACAACTAGTGAAAGGACTTTTGAAATAGAAACGTTAAAATCGGGAGTGTTAGAAATATTTACCTCTAAGGCTTGCGAAGGGGTTGCCAGTACAGTAATTAACAGCGAGAATGATTTTAGCCAATTAGTTGCAAGTCCAAATCCAGTTATTGAAAACTTAACGGTAACATTGCCTTCAATTAAAGAAAGTCAAATTCCGATTCAGATTCATAATATTAACGGTAAATTACTTTTAAGTAAAACTATAAATAAAGGAGATTCCAATTTTATTAAAATACCATTTCAAGAGTTTGGTAAAGGTGTTTATTTTGTGAGAATCAATATTGAAAAACCAGTAGTTTTCAAAATAATTAAATAG
- the dxs gene encoding 1-deoxy-D-xylulose-5-phosphate synthase: MQKLLQHINSPVELRHLEQHDLPQLAKELREFIINIVATKEGHLGASLGVVELTIALHYVFNTPKDELIWDVGHQAYGHKILTGRKDIFHTNRQMDGVSGFPKRSESDYDAFGTGHSSTSISAALGMAIASQLKGDTNKQHIAIIGDASIASGMAFEGLNHAGVTNANLLVILNDNAIGIDPSVGALKQYLTNVKKGTQKQDNIFEALNFDYSGPIDGHDINMVISELERLKNIKGPKFLHIITTKGKGLKQAEEDQVKYHAPGKFNAQTGDLIVTSETIQPPKYQDVFGHTIVELAKQNKSIVGITPAMPTGCSLKYMMDEIPERAFDVGIAEQHAVTLAAGMATQGLVPFCNIYSTFLQRAYDQVIHDVALQKLPVIFCLDRAGLVGNDGATHHGVYDLSYLRCIPNLIIFAPRNEIELRNIMYTAQLGLNQPIAIRYPRGRGVMIDWKQPFSKIEIGKGTQLKEGTSMAILSVGDIAKNICEAIQKCNTPEDVAHYDMRFIKPLDEKLLHNIFKTHKSIVTIENNTVKGGFGSAILEFASANNYKNNISTLGIPDNFIEHGSVNQLQQSTGLDVEGLTGYINETLAFLLSQESST, encoded by the coding sequence ATGCAAAAATTATTACAACACATAAACTCGCCTGTAGAGCTTCGCCATTTAGAGCAACATGATTTACCTCAACTTGCTAAAGAGTTGCGGGAATTCATAATTAATATCGTTGCCACCAAAGAGGGCCATTTGGGTGCTAGTTTAGGAGTCGTAGAGCTAACCATTGCTTTGCATTATGTTTTCAACACACCGAAAGATGAATTAATTTGGGATGTAGGGCATCAAGCATACGGTCATAAAATATTAACGGGCAGAAAAGATATTTTTCATACCAATAGACAAATGGATGGGGTAAGCGGATTTCCTAAACGAAGTGAAAGCGATTATGATGCTTTTGGTACCGGACATTCATCTACATCTATTTCGGCAGCCTTGGGTATGGCCATTGCTTCTCAATTAAAAGGAGACACTAACAAACAACATATTGCCATAATCGGAGATGCTTCCATTGCCAGTGGTATGGCATTCGAAGGTTTAAACCATGCGGGGGTAACCAATGCCAATTTATTGGTTATTTTAAATGATAATGCCATTGGTATCGACCCTAGCGTTGGGGCATTAAAACAATATTTAACCAATGTTAAAAAGGGAACTCAAAAGCAAGATAATATTTTTGAAGCTTTAAATTTTGACTACTCGGGACCTATTGACGGACACGATATAAACATGGTTATTTCGGAATTAGAACGTTTAAAAAACATAAAAGGCCCTAAGTTTTTACATATTATAACCACAAAGGGCAAAGGTTTAAAACAGGCAGAGGAAGACCAAGTTAAGTATCATGCTCCGGGAAAGTTTAATGCACAAACAGGAGATTTAATTGTAACATCTGAAACCATCCAGCCTCCAAAATACCAGGACGTATTTGGTCATACTATTGTTGAATTAGCGAAACAGAATAAAAGCATAGTTGGTATTACACCAGCCATGCCTACTGGGTGTTCTTTAAAATACATGATGGATGAAATTCCAGAACGCGCTTTCGATGTAGGTATTGCAGAGCAACATGCAGTAACATTAGCTGCTGGTATGGCTACGCAAGGTTTAGTCCCTTTTTGCAACATTTATTCCACATTTTTACAACGTGCTTACGATCAGGTAATACATGATGTGGCGCTTCAAAAATTGCCTGTTATTTTTTGCTTAGATCGTGCTGGGTTGGTTGGTAACGACGGTGCTACACACCACGGAGTTTATGACTTATCATATTTAAGATGCATTCCTAACCTTATTATTTTTGCTCCCAGAAACGAAATCGAATTACGAAACATCATGTACACTGCTCAATTAGGTCTAAATCAACCTATTGCTATTCGCTATCCTCGAGGTCGTGGTGTTATGATAGACTGGAAACAACCATTTTCTAAAATAGAAATAGGCAAGGGCACACAGCTTAAAGAAGGAACCAGCATGGCTATTCTAAGTGTTGGAGACATTGCTAAAAACATATGTGAAGCCATTCAAAAATGTAACACACCTGAAGATGTTGCGCATTACGATATGCGTTTTATAAAACCTTTGGATGAAAAGCTTTTGCATAACATTTTTAAAACACACAAAAGCATTGTTACTATTGAAAACAACACTGTAAAAGGCGGATTTGGTAGTGCTATTTTAGAATTTGCTTCTGCTAATAATTACAAAAACAATATTAGTACATTAGGAATTCCAGATAACTTTATTGAGCATGGAAGTGTTAACCAGCTACAGCAATCTACTGGATTGGATGTTGAAGGTTTAACAGGTTATATTAATGAAACTTTGGCATTCCTGCTTTCGCAGGAATCTTCCACTTAA
- the aspS gene encoding aspartate--tRNA ligase gives MYRSHNCGELNATNVNEEVTLSGWVQKSRDKGFIVWVDLRDRYGITQLVFDEERTSQDMLQKAQKLGREFVIQVKGTVIERASKNPNMPTGDIEILVSELNILNEAILPPFTIEDETDGGEDLRMKYRYLDIRRNPVKDSLIFRHKVTQEVRNYLSKEGFIEVETPYLIKSTPEGARDFVVPSRMNEGQFYALPQSPQTFKQLLMVGGMDKYFQIVKCFRDEDLRADRQPEFTQIDCEMAFIEQEDILNAFEGLTRHLLKEVNGVEVDKFPRMLYDDAMRLYGNDKPDIRFGMEFGELNSVAQHKDFNVFNNAELVVGIAVPGGNCYTRKEIDKLIDWVKRPQVGALGMVYCRCNDDGSYKSSVDKFYDQDDLAKWAEVTGAQKGDLICVLSGDKNKVRSQLSALRMELAERLGLRKPDEFAPLWVMDFPLLEWDEETERYHAMHHPFTSPKPGQLELLKTNPGDVKANAYDLVLNGNEIGGGSIRIHDKETQSLMFDYLGFTPEEAKAQFGFLMDAFQYGAPPHGGLAFGLDRLVAILGGQETIRDFIAFPKNNSGRDVMIDAPAPIDDEQLTELSLKLNLES, from the coding sequence ATGTATAGAAGCCATAATTGTGGTGAATTAAACGCTACAAATGTAAATGAAGAAGTAACCCTTTCTGGTTGGGTTCAAAAATCTCGCGACAAAGGATTCATTGTTTGGGTCGATTTACGAGATCGTTACGGTATTACGCAATTGGTTTTTGATGAAGAACGTACTTCACAAGATATGCTTCAAAAAGCGCAAAAACTAGGTCGTGAATTCGTAATTCAGGTTAAAGGGACTGTGATTGAGCGTGCCTCAAAAAACCCAAACATGCCAACTGGAGATATTGAAATATTGGTTTCTGAACTGAACATTTTAAATGAAGCTATACTTCCTCCTTTTACCATTGAAGATGAAACTGATGGTGGTGAAGACTTGCGTATGAAATACCGTTATCTGGATATTCGTAGAAATCCGGTAAAAGACAGCTTGATTTTTAGACATAAAGTTACTCAAGAAGTTAGGAACTATTTATCTAAGGAAGGCTTTATCGAAGTTGAAACACCTTATTTAATTAAGTCGACACCAGAAGGTGCTCGAGATTTTGTTGTACCATCACGTATGAACGAAGGGCAATTTTACGCCTTACCACAATCGCCACAAACTTTTAAGCAACTACTTATGGTTGGCGGCATGGATAAATATTTCCAGATTGTAAAATGCTTTAGAGATGAAGATTTACGTGCAGACAGACAACCTGAGTTCACGCAAATAGATTGCGAAATGGCTTTTATAGAGCAAGAAGATATTTTAAATGCTTTTGAAGGCTTAACACGTCATTTATTAAAAGAAGTAAATGGTGTTGAAGTAGACAAATTCCCAAGAATGCTTTATGATGATGCTATGCGATTGTATGGTAATGATAAACCAGACATTCGTTTTGGTATGGAGTTTGGCGAACTAAATAGTGTTGCTCAACATAAAGACTTTAATGTTTTTAATAATGCAGAATTAGTTGTTGGTATTGCTGTGCCTGGAGGAAACTGTTATACTAGAAAGGAAATAGACAAGCTCATCGATTGGGTAAAACGCCCGCAAGTAGGTGCGCTAGGAATGGTTTATTGCCGTTGTAACGATGATGGTTCCTATAAATCTTCTGTAGATAAGTTTTACGATCAGGATGACTTGGCCAAATGGGCAGAAGTTACTGGCGCCCAAAAAGGTGATTTAATTTGTGTGTTATCTGGTGATAAAAACAAAGTGCGCTCGCAATTAAGCGCTTTACGTATGGAATTGGCAGAACGTTTGGGCTTGCGTAAACCAGACGAATTTGCGCCACTTTGGGTTATGGATTTCCCTCTATTGGAATGGGATGAAGAAACCGAACGGTACCATGCCATGCATCACCCGTTTACATCACCAAAACCAGGGCAGTTAGAATTATTAAAAACAAATCCGGGAGATGTTAAGGCCAATGCTTACGATTTAGTTTTAAACGGAAACGAAATAGGTGGAGGTTCCATAAGAATTCACGATAAAGAAACCCAATCTTTAATGTTTGATTATTTAGGGTTTACACCAGAAGAAGCCAAAGCACAATTCGGTTTCTTAATGGATGCTTTTCAATATGGTGCACCGCCACACGGTGGCTTAGCTTTTGGATTGGATAGATTGGTAGCTATTTTAGGTGGACAGGAAACTATTAGAGACTTTATCGCATTCCCTAAAAACAACTCGGGACGTGATGTTATGATTGATGCTCCTGCTCCAATTGACGATGAACAGTTAACAGAATTAAGTTTAAAACTTAATTTGGAATCATAA
- a CDS encoding deoxyguanosinetriphosphate triphosphohydrolase: MNWEQLLSLKRFGDTNKRLRKEQDETRLGFEVDYDRIIFSSEFRSLQDKTQVIPLSQTDFVHTRLTHSLEVSVVGRSLGRLVGKKLLEKHPHLNNIHGYQANDFGAIVAAAALAHDIGNPPFGHSGEKAIGEFFKTGEGKQFKNQLTEKEYQDLCDFEGNANGFKILTESRAGREGGLRLSYATLGAFMKYPKESLPKKPTKHIADKKYGFFQNEKEAFIDVANELGLLKRSKTDLSFSRHPLTFLVEAADDICYTIIDFEDGINLGLIQEEFALEYLINLVRDSINTKKYHQLKNTQDRVSYLRALAINTLINEAVTIFMENEEAILNGDFNCALLDKSKYEAQINDIIKISIEKVYQSKEVVEKEIAGYRILSDLLDVFITAINNSYENKASNYDKLVLHLLPENYTETKSALYNRIFKACSFVSNMSDSYAILLFNKIRGININ; this comes from the coding sequence ATGAACTGGGAACAATTACTATCCTTAAAACGCTTTGGCGACACTAACAAACGTTTACGAAAAGAACAAGATGAAACCCGTTTAGGGTTTGAGGTAGATTACGATCGTATCATCTTTTCCTCAGAGTTTAGAAGCCTTCAGGATAAAACGCAGGTAATTCCTTTATCGCAAACCGATTTTGTGCATACCAGATTAACACACAGTTTAGAAGTGAGTGTGGTAGGACGTTCTTTAGGAAGATTGGTTGGAAAGAAACTATTAGAAAAACATCCGCATTTGAATAATATTCACGGATACCAGGCTAACGATTTTGGAGCTATTGTTGCAGCAGCGGCCTTAGCACACGATATTGGCAACCCACCTTTTGGTCATTCGGGAGAAAAAGCCATTGGAGAGTTTTTTAAAACAGGAGAAGGGAAACAGTTTAAAAATCAGTTAACAGAAAAAGAGTATCAAGACCTATGCGATTTTGAAGGAAATGCTAATGGGTTTAAAATTTTAACCGAAAGTAGAGCAGGGCGAGAAGGCGGACTGCGATTAAGTTATGCCACTTTAGGTGCTTTTATGAAATACCCAAAGGAGTCGTTGCCAAAAAAACCAACAAAGCATATAGCAGATAAAAAGTATGGGTTTTTTCAAAACGAAAAAGAAGCGTTTATAGATGTTGCCAATGAATTGGGCTTATTAAAAAGAAGTAAAACGGATCTTAGTTTTTCCAGACATCCGCTTACTTTTTTAGTTGAAGCGGCAGATGATATTTGCTATACCATAATTGATTTTGAAGATGGTATAAACCTAGGCTTAATACAAGAAGAATTTGCTTTAGAATATTTAATTAATTTAGTACGGGATTCTATTAACACTAAAAAATATCATCAGCTAAAAAACACACAAGATAGAGTAAGTTATCTACGTGCTTTAGCAATAAATACCTTAATTAATGAAGCCGTTACTATTTTTATGGAAAACGAAGAAGCCATATTAAACGGTGACTTTAATTGTGCTTTGTTAGATAAAAGTAAATACGAAGCACAGATAAACGATATTATTAAAATTAGTATAGAAAAAGTGTACCAAAGCAAGGAAGTTGTAGAAAAAGAAATAGCTGGATATAGAATTTTATCCGACTTGTTAGATGTGTTTATTACAGCTATTAATAACTCGTATGAGAATAAAGCATCAAATTACGATAAGCTTGTGCTGCACCTTTTACCCGAAAATTATACTGAAACAAAAAGTGCCCTTTATAATAGAATATTTAAAGCCTGTAGCTTTGTATCGAATATGTCCGATAGCTATGCCATTCTATTATTTAACAAAATAAGAGGGATTAACATAAATTAG